A genomic window from Aquitalea aquatilis includes:
- a CDS encoding TolC family protein, translated as MTFFSGSRCGLLSLLIATACAQAESLQQAWLQAEQSSNSLRAEARKVGAAHLQEQVAQAAAGPTLSVDAGWSRLDHTPTARLDVSPLTQGLGALAARLPAAVDVPLTDEDVRFANARLSLPVYTGGKLDALQQSAAAATSASRYGQEQARQALRLQVAEAYFNVLRAGHAATVAAQYLASLQAYQRDVNNFFRKGVVARGDVLGAELAVAEARQKQIAAQQAQSLSQAAYNRLLGRAFSQPALPDEVTLQTEQRPLGQLSDLALRQRPELAALAEWSTSLQASARSVRAESLPQVGAYAAYSYLNNPYLVNKGVGSVGLGVSWTLFDSGLIRARAGSIGEQAMAVEDQLHEAQSLVRLEVERSHSQQIEAAARITVAQAALQSADEYLAIQRDRYRNGLANQTEVLVAEARRADSQRNLFNARYDHALAVVALQRAIGEL; from the coding sequence ATGACATTTTTTTCGGGTTCGCGCTGTGGGCTGCTAAGCCTGCTGATCGCAACGGCTTGTGCCCAGGCAGAATCGTTGCAACAAGCCTGGCTGCAGGCCGAGCAAAGCAGCAACAGCTTGCGTGCCGAGGCGCGCAAAGTAGGGGCGGCGCATTTGCAGGAGCAGGTGGCGCAGGCGGCAGCCGGCCCCACGCTCAGTGTCGATGCCGGCTGGAGCCGGCTGGACCACACCCCGACGGCACGGCTGGATGTCAGCCCGCTCACCCAGGGACTGGGGGCGCTGGCCGCCCGCTTGCCGGCCGCGGTGGATGTGCCACTGACCGATGAGGATGTGCGCTTTGCCAATGCCCGCCTCAGTCTGCCGGTTTACACCGGCGGCAAGCTCGATGCGCTGCAGCAGTCGGCGGCCGCAGCCACCAGTGCCAGCCGCTATGGGCAGGAGCAGGCGCGGCAGGCACTGCGCTTGCAGGTGGCCGAAGCCTATTTCAATGTGCTGCGCGCCGGCCATGCGGCCACGGTGGCTGCGCAGTATCTGGCCAGCTTGCAGGCCTATCAGCGTGATGTGAACAATTTTTTCCGCAAGGGCGTGGTAGCGCGGGGCGATGTGCTGGGGGCCGAACTGGCGGTGGCCGAAGCACGGCAAAAGCAGATTGCGGCACAGCAGGCGCAAAGCCTGAGCCAGGCGGCCTATAACCGCTTGCTGGGACGCGCGTTCAGTCAGCCGGCACTGCCGGATGAAGTCACATTGCAGACCGAGCAGCGCCCGCTGGGGCAGCTCAGCGATCTGGCCTTGCGCCAGCGCCCGGAACTGGCCGCCTTGGCCGAGTGGTCGACCTCCCTGCAGGCCAGCGCCCGCAGCGTACGGGCGGAAAGCCTGCCGCAAGTGGGGGCCTATGCCGCCTACAGCTATCTCAATAATCCCTATCTGGTGAACAAGGGCGTCGGCTCGGTCGGGCTGGGCGTGAGCTGGACGCTGTTTGACAGCGGCCTGATCCGCGCCCGCGCCGGCAGCATCGGCGAACAGGCCATGGCGGTGGAGGATCAGCTGCACGAAGCGCAGTCGCTGGTGCGGCTGGAAGTGGAGCGCAGCCACAGCCAGCAAATCGAGGCTGCAGCGCGGATCACGGTGGCGCAGGCGGCCTTGCAGTCGGCGGACGAGTATCTGGCCATCCAGCGCGATCGCTACCGCAACGGCCTGGCCAATCAGACCGAAGTGCTGGTCGCCGAAGCGCGGCGGGCGGACAGCCAGCGCAATCTTTTCAATGCCCGCTATGACCACGCCCTGGCGGTAGTGGCGCTGCAACGGGCTATCGGTGAGTTGTGA
- a CDS encoding ATP-binding cassette domain-containing protein: protein MATHARLAGRCRHPLEGRRGLASAALVAMSDTIIRASGFGKRYAGHQAVSGLDLAVQRGELYGLIGPDGAGKSSLMKAVAGVLSYEQGQLEVFGQLLDSERSAEVIKGRIGLMPQGLGQNLYGDLSVEENVDFFARLRLVPHAEAAARKEQLLAITRLAAFRQRPMKQLSGGMKQKLGLVCTLIHAPQLIILDEPTTGVDPVSRRDFWSILAELIVSQGLTALVSTAYMDEASRFTRMSVLHQGQKLAEGSPAEILQRAPGSIVLCRAEPQLEAMRRLSAIGGQCEAMGPAIRLFLPGLTAEQARSRVTTLLAGLDCQQLDVLEPELEDVFVALLAAPGPDSQQAQTLAALAAPRQPLDSSALAIEAKGLSKRFGDFVAVGDVSFQVQPGEIFGLLGANGAGKTTAIKMLTGILPPSSGSGMVAGADMKQAGALIKSRIGYMSQAFSLYLDLSVVENIRLYAGIYGLDRQQTALRLAWILDMAGLHGHENDLASTLPMGLRQRLALGCALVHQPRVLFLDEPTSGVDPLGRRAFWDILFRLSRLDGVAMLVTTHYMSEAEHCDHLALMFAGRVVADASPHAMKQQLQAEVGQLYQVRADNAAALVAALRQAGFANVSPYGTALHVLTPDVERLGTVLRGLGVAQPPQSHPISMEDVFVQRVSQLEAQKSAQKGSA from the coding sequence ATGGCGACTCACGCCCGGCTTGCCGGCCGATGCCGTCATCCGCTGGAAGGACGGCGTGGCCTGGCAAGCGCCGCGCTGGTAGCCATGAGCGACACCATCATCCGCGCCAGCGGCTTTGGCAAGCGCTATGCTGGTCATCAGGCAGTCAGTGGCCTTGACCTTGCCGTGCAGCGCGGCGAGCTGTACGGGCTGATCGGCCCCGATGGCGCCGGCAAATCCAGCCTGATGAAGGCGGTGGCTGGCGTCTTGTCCTACGAGCAAGGCCAGCTGGAGGTATTCGGCCAGTTGCTCGACAGCGAACGCAGCGCCGAAGTCATCAAAGGCCGCATCGGCCTGATGCCGCAGGGGCTGGGGCAGAACCTGTATGGCGATCTGTCGGTCGAGGAGAATGTCGATTTCTTTGCCCGGCTGCGGCTGGTGCCGCACGCAGAGGCCGCCGCCCGCAAGGAGCAGCTGCTGGCCATCACTCGCCTAGCCGCCTTTCGCCAGCGGCCGATGAAGCAGCTGTCCGGCGGCATGAAGCAGAAGCTGGGCTTGGTGTGCACGCTGATCCACGCCCCGCAGCTGATCATCCTGGACGAACCGACCACCGGGGTCGATCCGGTATCGCGCCGTGATTTCTGGTCCATTCTGGCCGAGCTGATCGTCAGCCAGGGCCTGACCGCGCTGGTGTCCACCGCCTATATGGATGAAGCCAGCCGCTTTACCCGCATGAGCGTCCTGCATCAGGGGCAGAAACTGGCCGAGGGCAGCCCGGCGGAGATTCTGCAGCGCGCGCCGGGCAGCATCGTGCTGTGCCGTGCCGAGCCGCAACTGGAAGCCATGCGCCGCCTGAGCGCCATTGGCGGGCAATGCGAGGCGATGGGGCCGGCCATTCGGCTGTTTCTGCCTGGTTTGACGGCAGAGCAGGCCCGCTCCCGGGTGACTACCTTGTTGGCCGGGCTGGATTGCCAGCAGCTGGATGTGCTGGAACCGGAGCTGGAAGACGTATTCGTGGCCCTGCTGGCCGCACCCGGCCCGGACAGCCAGCAGGCACAGACCCTGGCTGCGCTGGCCGCGCCGCGCCAGCCGCTGGACAGCAGCGCGCTGGCCATCGAGGCCAAGGGATTGAGCAAGCGCTTTGGCGATTTTGTTGCCGTGGGTGACGTCAGTTTCCAGGTGCAACCGGGTGAGATTTTCGGCTTGCTGGGTGCCAACGGGGCCGGCAAGACCACCGCCATCAAGATGCTGACCGGCATCCTGCCGCCCAGCAGTGGCAGCGGGATGGTGGCCGGGGCTGACATGAAGCAGGCCGGGGCGCTGATCAAGTCGCGCATCGGTTATATGTCGCAGGCGTTTTCGCTGTATCTGGACCTGAGCGTGGTGGAAAACATCCGCCTGTATGCCGGCATCTACGGGCTGGATCGCCAGCAAACCGCGCTGCGGCTGGCGTGGATTCTGGATATGGCTGGCCTGCATGGTCACGAAAACGATCTGGCCAGCACCTTGCCCATGGGCTTGCGCCAGCGGCTGGCCCTGGGCTGCGCCCTGGTGCACCAGCCACGGGTGCTGTTTCTGGATGAGCCCACCAGCGGGGTCGATCCATTGGGCCGCCGTGCCTTCTGGGACATTCTGTTCCGCCTGTCGCGGCTGGACGGGGTGGCCATGCTGGTGACCACCCACTATATGAGCGAGGCGGAACATTGCGACCATCTGGCGCTGATGTTTGCCGGCCGCGTGGTGGCGGATGCCTCGCCCCATGCCATGAAGCAGCAGCTGCAGGCCGAGGTTGGCCAGCTCTACCAGGTCCGCGCTGACAACGCCGCCGCGCTGGTGGCAGCACTGCGCCAGGCCGGGTTTGCCAATGTGTCGCCGTATGGCACGGCCTTGCATGTGCTGACGCCGGACGTGGAGCGGCTGGGCACGGTATTGCGTGGATTGGGGGTGGCGCAGCCGCCGCAGTCCCACCCCATCAGCATGGAAGATGTGTTCGTGCAGCGGGTCAGTCAGCTGGAGGCACAGAAGTCCGCACAGAAAGGCAGCGCATGA
- a CDS encoding ABC transporter permease, producing the protein MKWLPSGWQLHWRRFAVMLVKELKQLGRDRVLLAFIVYAFTADIFLAASGVSLSLNHAATLVQDQDRSPQSRELLSRFQQPYFRMDGAVAQDAAALAALDQGRAMLVLSVPPQFGKQLANGQSTSVAMQVDTTNSVLGFLATSHAQQIVSQYGLESAMRRLGLDDKAAASLPKVQNDIRVWYNPNQQDSWFMGVAEMLNIATVFAVLLPAAALVREKERGTVEQLIVSPLTPFGILFPKVVSMTGVILCGVALSLFLILIPVFAIPVKGSLLLFFALSALYVFTTAGLGLFAATIARNLAQAGMLSILILAPMLFLSGAWTPPEAMPVWLRGLMYASPLHYYLDIAFGVLLKGQGLAELQPAILGMSGIGLLVFTGGLLLFRKQFD; encoded by the coding sequence ATGAAATGGCTGCCATCTGGCTGGCAACTGCACTGGCGGCGCTTTGCCGTGATGCTGGTCAAGGAGTTGAAGCAACTGGGGCGGGACCGGGTATTGCTGGCCTTCATCGTCTACGCCTTTACCGCCGATATCTTTCTGGCGGCTTCCGGTGTGTCCTTGTCGCTGAATCATGCCGCCACGCTGGTGCAGGATCAGGACCGCAGCCCGCAGTCGCGTGAATTGTTGTCCCGTTTCCAGCAGCCCTATTTCCGCATGGATGGGGCGGTGGCGCAGGATGCCGCCGCGCTGGCGGCGCTGGATCAGGGCCGTGCCATGCTGGTGTTGTCGGTGCCGCCGCAATTCGGCAAGCAACTGGCCAACGGTCAGTCCACCAGCGTGGCCATGCAGGTGGATACCACCAATTCGGTACTGGGTTTTCTGGCCACCAGCCATGCCCAGCAGATTGTCAGCCAGTACGGGCTGGAGTCGGCCATGCGGCGGCTGGGGCTGGACGACAAGGCAGCGGCCAGCCTGCCAAAAGTGCAGAACGATATCCGCGTCTGGTACAACCCGAACCAGCAGGACAGCTGGTTCATGGGCGTGGCCGAGATGCTGAACATCGCCACGGTGTTTGCCGTGCTGCTGCCGGCTGCCGCGCTGGTGCGCGAGAAGGAGCGAGGCACGGTGGAGCAGCTGATCGTGTCGCCACTGACGCCGTTCGGCATCCTGTTTCCCAAAGTGGTGTCGATGACTGGCGTCATCTTGTGTGGCGTGGCGCTCAGCCTGTTCCTGATCCTGATTCCGGTGTTTGCCATTCCGGTAAAGGGCAGCCTGCTGCTGTTTTTTGCCTTGTCGGCGCTATACGTGTTTACCACGGCCGGGCTGGGGCTGTTTGCCGCCACCATTGCGCGCAATCTGGCACAGGCGGGGATGTTGTCCATCCTGATTCTGGCACCCATGCTGTTTCTGTCCGGTGCCTGGACGCCGCCGGAAGCCATGCCGGTGTGGCTGCGCGGGCTGATGTATGCCTCGCCCTTGCACTACTATCTGGACATCGCTTTCGGCGTGCTGCTGAAGGGGCAGGGGCTGGCGGAATTGCAACCGGCGATCCTGGGCATGAGCGGCATCGGCCTGCTGGTGTTTACCGGTGGCCTGCTGCTGTTCAGAAAACAATTCGACTGA
- a CDS encoding TetR/AcrR family transcriptional regulator produces MSKPRIKTYDRIILESLKLFNEQGERNITTNHIAAHLGISPGNLYYHFRNKEEIVYQIFLMYRDFINERLAVPEARDMTVADLVNYLDTAFLAMWQFRFMFYDLPGMLARSPQLQSEYHQFVNTELKGILGEHFREFIRLGLLKMDEDDIEAVSINIWLVVKFWFAFEQTSRPKSPITEASGHRGVRQVMALLKPYVQPDFMTPFQQLSERHAGR; encoded by the coding sequence ATGAGCAAACCTCGCATCAAAACCTACGACCGCATCATTCTGGAAAGTCTGAAACTGTTCAACGAACAGGGCGAGCGCAACATCACCACCAACCATATCGCCGCGCATCTGGGCATTAGTCCGGGCAATCTGTACTACCACTTCCGCAACAAGGAAGAGATCGTCTACCAGATTTTCCTGATGTACCGCGACTTCATCAATGAACGGCTGGCCGTACCGGAAGCGCGCGACATGACGGTGGCCGATCTGGTCAATTATCTGGACACCGCCTTTCTGGCGATGTGGCAGTTCCGTTTCATGTTCTACGACCTGCCCGGCATGCTGGCGCGCAGTCCGCAGCTGCAGTCGGAGTATCACCAGTTCGTCAATACCGAACTCAAGGGCATTCTGGGCGAGCACTTCCGCGAATTCATCCGCCTGGGCCTGCTGAAGATGGACGAAGACGATATCGAAGCGGTCAGCATCAATATCTGGCTGGTGGTGAAATTCTGGTTTGCCTTCGAGCAAACCTCGCGTCCCAAATCGCCCATTACCGAAGCCTCTGGTCATCGCGGCGTGCGCCAGGTCATGGCACTGCTCAAGCCCTATGTGCAGCCGGATTTCATGACCCCCTTCCAGCAGCTGAGCGAACGCCACGCCGGCCGCTAA
- a CDS encoding NAD(P)-dependent alcohol dehydrogenase, producing MSSMMKAAVFVAPGRIEIAEKPIPDVGPNDALIRITTTTICGTDVHILKGEYPVAPGLTIGHEPVGIIEKLGSAVSGYQEGQRVIAGAICPNFNSYAAQDGVASQDGSYLIASGKCGCHGYKATAGWRFGNLIDGTQAEYVLVPDAQANLSPIPDGLSDEQVLMCPDIMSTGFKGAENANIRIGDTVVVFAQGPIGLCATAGARLLGATTIIAVDGNDHRLGISRLMGADITLNFTQCDVVDEVMKLTGGRGADSAIEALGTQHTFASALRVLKPGGTLSSLGVYSSDLTIPLGAFAAGLGDHKINTALCPGGKERMRRLMGVIASGRVDLGPLVTHQYALDDIEAAYDLFAHQRDGVLKIAIRP from the coding sequence ATGAGCAGCATGATGAAAGCAGCAGTTTTTGTGGCGCCGGGCCGGATTGAAATCGCCGAAAAGCCCATTCCGGACGTAGGTCCCAACGATGCGCTGATCCGCATCACCACCACCACCATCTGCGGTACCGATGTGCACATCCTCAAGGGTGAATACCCGGTAGCACCGGGCCTGACCATTGGCCACGAGCCGGTGGGCATCATCGAAAAACTGGGCAGCGCAGTCAGCGGCTATCAGGAAGGCCAGCGGGTGATTGCCGGGGCCATCTGTCCCAATTTCAATTCCTATGCGGCGCAGGATGGTGTGGCTTCACAGGATGGCAGTTATCTGATTGCCTCCGGCAAATGCGGCTGCCACGGCTACAAGGCCACGGCCGGTTGGCGCTTTGGCAACCTCATCGACGGCACCCAGGCCGAGTACGTGCTGGTGCCGGATGCCCAGGCCAATCTGTCGCCCATTCCGGATGGCCTCAGCGACGAGCAGGTGCTGATGTGCCCGGATATCATGTCCACCGGTTTCAAGGGCGCGGAAAACGCCAATATCCGCATTGGCGACACCGTGGTGGTGTTTGCCCAGGGGCCGATTGGCCTGTGTGCCACGGCGGGAGCACGCCTGCTGGGGGCTACCACCATCATCGCGGTGGATGGCAATGATCACCGTCTGGGGATTTCGCGGCTGATGGGGGCGGATATCACCCTCAATTTCACCCAGTGCGACGTGGTGGACGAAGTGATGAAGCTGACCGGCGGGCGCGGGGCGGATTCCGCCATCGAGGCGCTGGGCACCCAGCACACCTTTGCCTCGGCCTTGCGCGTGCTCAAGCCCGGCGGCACCTTGTCCAGCCTGGGTGTGTATTCCAGCGACCTGACCATTCCGCTGGGGGCGTTTGCCGCGGGCCTGGGCGACCACAAGATCAATACCGCGCTCTGTCCGGGTGGCAAGGAGCGCATGCGCCGGCTGATGGGGGTGATTGCCTCGGGCAGGGTGGACCTGGGGCCGCTGGTGACCCATCAGTACGCGCTGGATGATATCGAGGCCGCTTACGACCTGTTTGCCCACCAGCGCGACGGTGTGCTGAAGATCGCCATCCGTCCCTGA
- a CDS encoding ABC transporter permease: protein MNLQRVWAIAGKEWREIVRDRLFFSLAFVVPALLMLLFGYGLSLDVENIPFAVVDHDRSAASRDYAYRFIDSRYFRFHGYVGDERMAGQLIGSGEVRVVLVIPPQFGKRLAQGRPAAIQTLVDGSFPSRAMTTKGYVSAINAAFSLAAVAQAVSHATGLSQQDALAQLTPIALESRYLYNQSVSSIWSLAPKLIMVILMLSPPFLTALGVVREKENGSIFNIYASNVSRGEFLVGKLAPYVAISSVNILLLWLLAVLLYQVPFKGSLLFFLPATLVYVLCTTGIGLLVSVLVRTQVAAMIVTMVVTMIPAVLYSGLIIPIVSLGSGARLVAQLMPAMYYTDIVVGCFLKGVGLLSLWRPLAVLAGYACLLFAIGYRLFSKRPNT, encoded by the coding sequence ATGAATCTGCAACGTGTATGGGCCATCGCCGGCAAGGAGTGGCGCGAAATCGTGCGCGACCGGCTGTTTTTCTCGCTGGCCTTTGTGGTGCCGGCGCTATTGATGCTGCTGTTCGGTTATGGCCTGTCGCTGGATGTGGAAAACATCCCGTTTGCCGTGGTCGATCACGACCGCAGTGCTGCCAGCCGTGATTATGCTTACCGCTTTATCGACTCGCGCTATTTCCGCTTTCACGGCTACGTCGGCGACGAGCGCATGGCCGGGCAGCTGATCGGCTCGGGCGAGGTGCGGGTGGTGCTGGTAATTCCGCCGCAGTTTGGCAAGCGCCTGGCGCAGGGCCGGCCAGCTGCCATCCAGACGCTGGTGGATGGCAGTTTTCCCAGCCGCGCCATGACCACCAAGGGCTATGTCAGCGCCATCAATGCCGCCTTCAGTCTGGCAGCGGTGGCGCAGGCGGTATCGCATGCCACCGGCCTGTCGCAGCAGGACGCCCTGGCGCAGCTAACGCCTATCGCGCTGGAGTCGCGCTATCTGTACAACCAGAGCGTGTCCAGCATCTGGTCGCTGGCCCCCAAGCTGATCATGGTGATCCTGATGCTGTCGCCGCCTTTCCTCACCGCGCTGGGCGTGGTGCGGGAAAAGGAAAACGGCTCCATCTTCAATATCTACGCCTCCAATGTCAGCCGCGGCGAGTTTCTGGTGGGCAAGCTGGCACCTTATGTGGCCATTTCCAGCGTCAACATCCTGCTGCTGTGGCTGCTGGCGGTGTTGTTGTATCAGGTGCCGTTCAAGGGGAGCTTGCTGTTTTTCCTGCCCGCCACGCTGGTGTACGTGCTGTGCACCACCGGTATCGGCCTGCTGGTATCGGTGCTGGTGCGTACCCAGGTGGCGGCGATGATTGTCACCATGGTGGTGACCATGATTCCGGCCGTGCTGTATTCCGGCCTGATCATTCCCATCGTGTCGCTGGGGTCCGGTGCCCGGCTGGTGGCTCAGCTGATGCCAGCCATGTATTACACCGATATCGTGGTGGGCTGTTTTCTCAAGGGGGTGGGGCTGCTGTCGCTGTGGCGGCCGCTGGCCGTGCTGGCTGGCTATGCCTGCCTGCTGTTTGCTATTGGTTATCGACTATTCAGCAAGAGGCCGAATACATGA
- a CDS encoding HlyD family secretion protein has protein sequence MNKSKLVWAGLGLALVGAVAYGVWQSRDRGLADGLLQANGRLEGDSVLVAAKYPGRLAEVRVHEGDVVSSGQLLARLSSDELTARLAAARAALAAAQAQQQRASAVAAQADKDAARFADLLARGSVDRMHAEQMQLAAVSARSQRTQAAEQIHQAAAAVAEASAVLQELQLKAPSGGMVSTRLREPGEMLAAGGAVVEIVDLNRLYLKVYVPENQIGKIRLGLPAQIYTDAFPQQAFAATVSHIAARAEFTPKEVQTPDERVKLVYAVKLALADNPAWRLTPGLPADAVIRWKDGVAWQAPRW, from the coding sequence ATGAACAAGAGCAAGTTGGTATGGGCCGGTCTCGGGCTGGCATTGGTGGGGGCGGTGGCTTATGGCGTGTGGCAGTCGCGCGACCGTGGCTTGGCGGATGGCCTGCTGCAGGCCAATGGCCGGCTGGAGGGCGATAGCGTGCTGGTGGCCGCCAAATATCCCGGCCGGCTGGCCGAGGTGCGGGTGCATGAGGGCGATGTGGTCAGCAGCGGCCAATTGCTGGCCCGCCTGAGTTCGGACGAGCTGACGGCACGGCTGGCGGCTGCCCGTGCCGCGCTGGCTGCGGCCCAGGCGCAGCAGCAGCGCGCCAGTGCCGTTGCCGCCCAGGCTGACAAGGATGCCGCCCGTTTTGCCGACCTGCTGGCGCGCGGCTCGGTGGACCGCATGCATGCCGAGCAGATGCAGCTGGCTGCCGTGAGCGCACGCAGCCAGCGCACCCAGGCAGCCGAGCAGATTCATCAGGCCGCCGCTGCCGTGGCCGAAGCCTCGGCGGTGCTGCAGGAGCTGCAACTGAAAGCACCGTCCGGCGGCATGGTCAGTACCCGCCTGCGCGAACCGGGCGAGATGCTGGCGGCCGGTGGCGCGGTGGTGGAAATCGTCGATCTGAACCGGCTCTATCTCAAGGTCTATGTGCCGGAAAACCAGATCGGCAAGATCAGGCTGGGCTTGCCGGCGCAGATCTATACCGATGCCTTCCCGCAGCAAGCTTTTGCCGCCACGGTCAGCCATATTGCCGCCCGTGCCGAATTCACCCCGAAAGAGGTGCAGACGCCGGATGAGCGGGTCAAGCTGGTGTATGCGGTCAAGCTGGCCTTGGCCGACAACCCGGCATGGCGACTCACGCCCGGCTTGCCGGCCGATGCCGTCATCCGCTGGAAGGACGGCGTGGCCTGGCAAGCGCCGCGCTGGTAG